In the genome of Deltaproteobacteria bacterium RBG_16_64_85, one region contains:
- a CDS encoding type II 3-dehydroquinate dehydratase produces the protein MLFIDGPNLNVLGKREPEVYGKRTLDEIRREVARAARRERAAVEFFQSNHEGEIIGRLQEVRGSFDGLVINPGGYTHTSVAIRDALVYAGVPAVELHLSNPGKREPFRRTSLIEDVAMGRIAGFGGYGYVLALSALVNHLREAGGLAGR, from the coding sequence ATCCTGTTCATCGACGGCCCGAACCTCAACGTTCTGGGAAAGCGGGAGCCGGAGGTCTACGGGAAAAGGACCCTCGACGAGATCCGGCGCGAGGTTGCCCGGGCCGCCCGCCGGGAAAGGGCCGCCGTGGAGTTCTTCCAGTCGAACCACGAGGGGGAGATCATCGGCAGGCTTCAGGAAGTTCGGGGGAGTTTCGACGGCCTGGTGATCAATCCTGGCGGGTATACGCACACCAGCGTCGCGATCCGCGACGCCCTGGTCTACGCGGGAGTGCCCGCCGTCGAGCTCCATCTGAGCAACCCGGGGAAGCGCGAGCCGTTCCGTCGGACCTCCCTCATCGAGGACGTTGCCATGGGCCGGATCGCCGGCTTTGGAGGATACGGATACGTCCTCGCCCTTTCGGCTCTGGTAAACCATTTACGGGAAGCGGGCGGACTTGCCGGCAGGTGA
- a CDS encoding elongation factor P: protein MYTTADFRNGLKIEFEGDPYIIVYFQHVKPGKGGAFVRTKLKNLKTGAVLEHTFRSGDKVDKPDLEDRDMQFMYRMENAYHFMDTATYEQIYLDGDHVGDAGNYLIENLPVKILFYRGEPIGIDLPIFIELRIVESEPGVRGDTVSGGSKPAKLESGAVVQVPLFLNVGDKIKVDTRTGTYIERA, encoded by the coding sequence GTGTATACAACAGCGGATTTTCGCAACGGGCTGAAGATCGAGTTCGAAGGGGACCCGTACATCATCGTCTATTTCCAGCATGTCAAGCCCGGGAAGGGGGGAGCGTTCGTCCGGACGAAGCTGAAGAACCTCAAGACGGGCGCCGTGCTCGAGCACACCTTCCGGAGCGGGGACAAGGTCGACAAACCGGATCTTGAAGACCGGGACATGCAGTTCATGTACAGGATGGAGAATGCGTACCACTTCATGGACACGGCGACCTACGAGCAGATTTACCTCGACGGGGACCACGTCGGCGACGCCGGGAACTACCTGATCGAGAACCTGCCCGTCAAGATCCTCTTTTACCGGGGAGAACCGATCGGGATCGACCTTCCCATCTTCATCGAGCTCCGGATCGTCGAGTCGGAGCCGGGAGTGAGGGGAGATACCGTGAGCGGGGGCAGCAAGCCGGCGAAACTGGAGTCCGGCGCCGTCGTGCAGGTTCCCCTGTTCCTCAACGTTGGGGACAAGATCAAGGTGGACACCCGAACGGGAACCTACATCGAGCGAGCGTAG